The segment TATCAATAGCAACATCAAATGAAAGGTCGTTTTACTACAGATTGAGTTTAGAAGAAAATCTAAACTTCTTTGGAATGTTAAATAACCTAACAGGAAAAGAATTAAAAAAGAAAGTGGAAAAAGGATTAAAAGAGATGGGATTATACGAAAACAGAAAGATTAAATATATGGAAGCATCAACAGGAATGAAAAGGAGATTAAATTTAGCAAGGGCATTAATAAAAGAAGCGGAAATATATTTATTAGATGAACCGACAAATGGGGTGGATATAGAAACGAAAATGAAGATATATGAAATAATGGAAGAATTATCCAAAAATGGAAAAACGATAATATTAGCCAGTCATGATGTCAGTGAAATAGAAAAAACAGATAGAATAGTGGTATTAAAAAAAGGGGAAATAACAACAGATAGAAAAACAGAAGAATTACTGGAAAAAACAACAAGAAAGAATGAAGAGCGGTTACTGGAATTAATAAAATGAACTTTTGAGACCATATGGTATCCTGTAAAATTTTTCATAATTTCTCTTTTTAGAGTAATTCAACCATTAACATAAATTTGTAGTAAAATTCTCTTTTCGTAAATCTAATAAAATTACTCCTTTATTATCTAAACTGATATATTTTTATTATTAAATTTTAGTTTATAGAAAGCTTTATATTATCAATTTCTTCGATGTTAATGTTTTTATATAATAAATATTTTGAATTTTTTTACTAATCTAATACAAATAAGGGACCTGCAAAACAGGTCCCTTGTTATTTTTATATTATTTTTTATGATGCAGCGCTTTCTTCTGATTGTGATTCTTCTGTTGGATATGTTGGTAATTCGAATACGGATATTTCTGATTCTAAATAATGTTTTAATCCTGTTCCAGCTGGTATTGGCTGCCCAACAATAACGTTTTCTTTTAAACCTAACAAGAAATCTTCTTTACCTTCTAATGAGGCTTCGGTTAATACTTGAACGGTTTGTTGGAATGAAGCTGCACCTAACCAACCTTCTCTTTCAAGTGATGATTTAGTAATTCTTAATAATTTTCTTTCAAATCTCGCAGGTTCTTTTGGATTAATTAAATATAATTTCTTTTCTCCCGCTAATCTTAATTCACCATCTTCAGTTTCTAATAATTGTGGTTCATTTTTAAATACTTCTATTTCTTTTAATCCTGCATTTATTAATTTATTTAATAGTTCTTCTGTTACTTCATCACCAATTTCACCTAACAACTCTTTACCTTCATCAGTTTTTATCGTTATTTTTTCAGCTAATTTTTTACCAATTATATCTTCTCTATTTTGTTCAATCATTTTATTTTCTTCATATATCTTCTTATTAGCCTTTTCTACTGATTTTAAACTTACTAAATCTTTTGGCATAAATTCTGTATCTCCAGCATATGTTATTTCAACCTTATTAAACATTTGTTTAATAATTATTTCGAAATGTTTATCATGAATTTCAACACCTTGTTCAGCATAAATTTTCTTAATTTCTTTTAATAAATAATCAAAAGTTACTTCAGCTCCTAATTCCTCTAATAATCTTCTAGGTTTAATATTTCCGGAAGTTAACCTGTATCCAGGTATAACTTTATCTCCTTCAGATACTGTTGGTTTAACTTTTGGATCTGCTGTATAAGTATGTAATTCTCCTTTTAAATCTTCAACTATAATTATTAATCTTCCCTTTTCGTCTCTGTCTATTTTTCTAACAATACCTTTTACTGTTGAAAATTCAGCTTCAGGACCTTTTAAATTCTTTCTAGCTTCAAATAATTCTTCTGCTCTAGGAAGACCTTGGGTAATATCACCAGTTGTTGCAATACCACCAGTATGGAATGTTCTCATTGTTAGCTGTGTACCTGGTTCCCCAATTGATTGTGCAGCAATTATACCTACAGATTCTCCTATATTTACAACTTTATGACTTGATAAATCCATTCCATAACATTTTGCACAAACTCCATGTTCTGATTCACAAGTTAATATTGATCTAACATATATAGATGGTCTAACTTCTATTTCAGTAATATTATATCTTTCTAATTTTCTTGCTGTATCAGCATCTATTTTTTCTTGATAATTTACTAATGTAATTAATTTTCCATTTTCATCTTCTACCTTTAAATTATCTCCTACAAAAACAAAGTTAACTGCTTTATATTCTTTTATATCTACTGTCTTTATATTATGTTGTTTTAATGATATTAATACATCTTTATCTATTTCTGTACCTTTTGAGAATAATAATTCTCCATCAACATAAACATCTTTATTTAATACATTATATATGTATAAATTAATATCATCAATATCTATACTTTTAATTTCTACTACTGGTATTTTTGTCATATAATTTGCTAAAAATGCAGAATCTTCCTCATCTAACATAACATCTTTAATATATTTTTTACCAGTTTCCGGATGTATAATTATTTCTTCAGTTTTTGGATCTAATACATCCTTTGCTAATACTCTACCAAATAAATAATCTTCAAGATTCTCTATTTTCAAACCGTCTGCAATTAATTCTCTAGCTTCAATACCTTTTTCTGTTCCACAATCTGGTTCTGTTACTGTAATAGATTGAGCAACATCTACCAATCTTCTTGTTAAATAACCTGCTGTAGAAGTTCTTAGAGCTGTATCTGCAGAACCTTTTCTAGCACCATGTGTAGAAATAAAGAATTCTAATTCTGATAAACCATTTCTAAAGTTAGATTTAATAGGTAACTCAATAACTTTACCAGATGGATCAGCCATAAGACCTCTCATACCAGCAAGTTGCTTTAATTGGTCAATATTACCTCTAGCTCCAGAATCAACCATCATCCAAACTGGATTAAATGGATATTTTCTAAATTCTTTACTTGTAACTTCTGTAACTGCATCTATTGTTTTTTCCCATATTTTAACTACTTCTTTATATCTTTCATCATCTGTTAAATAACCTTCCTCATAATATTTTTCTATTTCCATTACTTTTTCTTCTGAAGCCTTTATAATCTCTAATCTTTCTTTAGGTTCAACAATATCTCTTACAGATATAGTTAATCCAGAAATTGTAGCATAGTGGAATCCTAGATGTTTTATATCATCTAATAAATCCGCTGTTCTATCTATTCCATGATATTTAAATGTATCAAATATTAAGTTTTTAATTTCTTTCTTTTTATATATTTTATTAAAGTCAGGATTAAATCTTCCAATTGGATCAGGTATTATTTCCTTAAATATTAATCTACCAACTGTTGTTTTAATCAATTTATTATCTAAATATAATCCTATAGGTTCATGTAAATTTAATACTGGTTTTGACCACTTTAATTCTCCATCTTCAACTATAACTTCATGTTTTACTATTTTTTCATATTCATGAATATAAAATGCTTGAAACTCATCAGAAAAAACATATTTTATTTTATCATTTTTTTCTAATAAATCCTTTGGAGAAGATGGTAATTCTTTTGAATTAAAATACTCTTGATCAACTGTAGTTAAATAATATACACCTGCTATCATATCTTTACCTGGCATGGATATAGGTTTTCCATTTGCAGGCGATATAATATTATATCTTGATAACATTAAGAATTTTGCTTCAGCTTGAGCTATATTTGATAATGGAACATGAACAGCCATTTGGTCACCATCAAAATCAGCGTTAAATGGTGGACATACCAATGGATGTAATTGAATAGAGTGCCCTTCAATTAATCTTGGAATAAATGCTTGAATAGAAATTCTATGTAATGTAGGAGCCCTATTTAATAATACAGGATGTCCTTTAATAACTTCTTCAAGCATTTCCCAAGCTTCTGGCATTTCTTTCTCAATAATTGTTTTCTTTAATTTTCTTGCATTTTTACTTGACGCATTAGAATCTTTTAATAGTTTATTTAGAACAAAAGGTTTAAATAATTCCATAGCCATTTTCTTTGGCAATCCACATTCATGGATTTTTAAATCCGGACCAACTGTAATAACGGCCCTTCCTGAATAGTCAACACGTTTTCCAAGTAGATTCCTTCTAAATCTACCTTTTTTACCTTTAATTAAATCAGTTAATGATCTTAAAGGTCTTCCGCTCCTATCAGTCATTGCTTTTCCAACACGACCATTATATATTAATGAGTCTACTGCTTGTTGCAATATTCTTTTTTCATTTCTAATTATTATTTCAGGAGCCTCTATTTCAAATAATTTTAATAATCTATTATTCCTATTTATTACTCTTCTATATAAATCATTTAAGTCAGTAGCAGCAAATCTACCACCATCAATTTGAATTAAAGGTCTAATATCAGGTGGAACAACTGGTAATGCCTCAATAATCATCCATTCAGGTTTATTTCCAGATTTTATGAAATCTTTTACTACCTTTAATCTCTTTAATAATTTTAATGCTTTAGCACTTTTTTTATCCAGTTTTGCTAATTCAGCTTCTATTTCAATTTTTAAATCATGTAAATCGATTGCTTTTAATAATTTTTTTATTGCTTCTCCACCATAATCAGCTGTAATTTCATCATCATATAATTCCTTATATGCTTCATATTCTTCTTGTAACAATGTGCTTCCTACACCTTTTCCAATTTCTTTCTCAACTTCAGGATCTATATTTGTAATTACTAGTATAGGAGTATCTCTTTCTATATCTCTTTCAATTTCTATAGCAGATGGGTAGAATTGTTCAAAAATTAAATATTCACTTGCTGTTAAAATTTCATCTTCGTATAAGAAAGTATCTGCTAATTGTGTGCCCTCTTCTACTTCATCACCATTTTCAACAAATAAAGTAGCTCCTTCAAATAAAGGCCACTTTTCTTCAACTCCACTTTCATCCTTAATCTTAACCCATATAATTTCATGCTTTGCATTCGAATATTCAGTCTCAATACTTACAACACCACTTCTTTTAGCTGTTGGTTTTTCTTTTACATGAAGAACCTTTACAGCTTGTTCTACTTCAAAATCCATTTTTTCTTTAAAAATTTCATATTCTGTATTGTGAAGCATATCTCCATAATCGAATAAATCAGAATCTTTCGGATCGGTAATCAACCAAATTTTTTCAACAACCCTTTTTGATCCGTAGTAAATTATGTTTTCTAATTCTTTCACTGGTATATTTAATAATATAGACAAAATAGATGGAGATGACTTCAAGAACCAAATATGAACAACAGGAGCTGCTAATTCAATGTGCCCCATTTTTCTTCTTCGTGATTCTTTAGACTCTACTTTAACTCCGCATCTTTCACAGACTGTACCCTCATATTTTTTCCCTTTATACCTTCCACAAGTACATTCATAATCCTTAACAGGCCCAAAGATTTTTTCACAGAACAAACCATCTCTTTCTGGTTTAAATGTTCTGTGATTAATAGTTTCTGGTTTTTTTACTTCTCCACTTGACCATTCTCTTATTCTTTCTGGAGAAGCAATACCAACTTTAATTTTTGCAATTTTTCTTTTGAAAGATGATGTCATTTTACCCATACTTTACCCTCCTTGAGGGGATTTTATAATTTATCTACATCTAATTCATTACCGTCCTCATCAAACAAACGAACATCTAACATTAAACCTTGTAATTCTTTAACTAAAACTTTGAAACTTTCAGGAATACCTGGATCAGGAAGATTTTTACCATTTAATATAGCTTTATATACTTCATTTCTTCCTTTAATGTCATCTGATTTGTATGTCAACATTTCTGTTAATGTATGTGCCGCACCATATGCTTCTAATGCCCATACTTCCATTTCACCAAATCTTTGACCACCGAAATGTGCTTTACCTCCAAGTGGTTGTTGATGAATTAATGAATATGGACCTGTAGAACGAGCATGCATTTTATCCTTAGCAATATGAACCAATCTTAACATATACATATACCCAATTGCTATTGGATAATCAAAAGGTTCTCCAGTTCTACCATCTCTTAAAGTTATTTTACCGCTTTCAACTTCAGCTGAATCTCCTAAATCTAATCCATATTCTTTACGAACTTTATCTAATTCATCCATTCTATTATTTTTTCTTGCTTCATATAATGCTTTCATTATTTCCTTTTCCTTAGCACCATCAAATATAGGAGTAGCAAAATGTCTTCCCGTTAATTTAGCTAACCAACCTAAATGCATTTCTAAAACTTGCCCCAAGTTCATACGTGAAGGAACTCCCAAAGGACTTAGTATCATCTCAATAGGTTTACCGTTAGGTAAAAATGGCATATCTTCTTTTCTTAAAATATTTGATACAACACCCTTATTACCATGTCTTCCGGCAAGTTTATCTCCAACATTCAATGTCTTTTTAGATGCTATATAAACCTTTACATATTGATTAACTCCTGTTTCTAAATCAGGAATATCTTTTCTTGTATAAACTTTAACATCAATTACTCTACCTTCAATACCATGTGGTAATGTTAATGATGTGTCTTTGACATCTTTACCTCTATCTCCAAAAACAGATCTAATTAATTTTTCTTCTGGAGAAGTTTCAGATTCACCTCTAGGAGTAACTTTACCAACTAAAATATCTCCTGATGTAACATAGGCACCAACTCTTACAATACCATGTTCATCAAGATTTCTTAATGATTCTTTTTTTACATTTGGTATGTCCGCTGTTATTTCTTCAGGACCTAATTGTGTATCCATAGCTTTTGTTTCATATACTTCTATATGTAAAGATGTAAATGAGTCTCTTTCTAATAATTCTTCATTAACCAAAATAGCGTCTTCAAAATTATATCCTTCCCAAGGCATGAATGCCACAAGAATATTTTTTCCTAATGCCAATTCTCCCATATCAATAGCAGGACCATCTGCAATTGGAGCATTTTTTTCAACAATCTCATTCATTTCAACTATTGGTCTTTGATTAATAGTTGTATCTTGGTTTGATCTAATAAATTTCCATAATGTATATTTATCTTGAACAGGTTTTCCATATTTATCTAAAATTTCATTTCCTTTTTCATCAATTCTATTAATAATAATTGTTTTTGCGTCAACATATGAAACTCTTCCCTTATGTTTCGCTTTTATAACATATCCTGAATCTCTTGCCGCAAGCCATTCAACTCCTGTACCTACAAAAGGTGCTTCTGTTATCATCAAAGGAACAGCTTGTCTTTGCATGTTTGATCCCATCAAAGCACGGTTAGCGTCATCATGTTCTAAGAATGGAATTAATGACGTAGAAACACTAACAATTTGTTTTGGTGTAACAGCTATAAACTCTACATCTCTCTTATGAACATATGTAACCTTTCCACCATGTCTAATTTCTACATATTCTGATTTTATTTCACCATTTTCATCTACATCAACTGAAGCAGGAGCTATTATTTTTTCTTCTTCCTGATCAGCAGTTAACCAATATACCCCTTTATCATACAATACTTTTCCATCTTTTACTTTATAATATGGAGTTTCTAAGAAACCAAATTCATCAACTCTAGCTAAAATAGCTAAAGATGTAATCAAACCAATATTAGCTCCTTCCGGAGTTTCAATTGGACACATTCTTCCATAATGTGAATGGTGAACATCACGAACTTCGAATTTCGCGTGCTCTCTTTTTAAACCACCAGGTCCAATAGCTGATAATCTTCTTTTATGAGTTAACTCTGATAACGGATTAACTTGATCCATAAATTGGGATAATTGACTAGTTGCAAAAAACTGATTTATTGTTGTCATTATAGCTCTAGAATTTACTAATGTGTTAGGATTTAATTTTTGAATATTTGGAATAATACTTAATTTTTCACTCATAATAGGTAACATTTTCGAGAAAGATCTTTCAAATTCAATTTGCATCAATTCGCCAACAGATCTTACTCTTTTATTACCCAAATGATCCCTTGTATCAAGTAACTCAGGATTTTCTTTCATTTCTAGCAAATGTCTAGAAGCTAATATTAAATCTAATTTTGTTAATATCCTTTCATCTTTATTTGGATATTCTATATCTTCTCCTTTTTCTATTTCTCTTCCTTCTACTTCTTTTAAGTATTTTTTGTATACATCTTCCATTCTATTTACAATCTTTTTTCTACCAATCATTGAGAAATCAAAGGTATTAGGATTAAAATAAAGATTATTTATATAATCCGTTGCAATATTCACCCTTGGAATTTCTCCAGGTCTTAATTTTTTAAATAATTCTTTATATGCATCTTCTGGAGTTAAAATCGAATCTTCTGATTCGTATGTTCTTTTAAACAAGTCTAAAGTATTTTGCGCAACTATATGAGCAACGGTTATTTCAGAAATTCCTAATTCTAATAGCTCATCAACTATTTTTTCTGTTATTCTTAATCCTCTATATGTTTTTGATTCCTTATGCAAATCCGAAGATTCAGGAATTTTAATATCCGATAATATTGTCACATTTTTTTCCAAATATTCTGTAATATTGTAATTCAAATTAATTTTTTTCGGATATAAGTCTAAAATAGCTAAATCACTATCAAACCCTAATGCCCTTAAAAATAAAAAATAATTAAACTTTCTTTTTCTATCTATTCTAATTTGTAAAAAATCTTTTCCAGGATTTGGATTGTAAATAATTTCTAACCATGCACCTTTAACAGGTAAAAAATGAGCAACAAAGTATGGTTTAGTTTGCTTTACACTTTTTTGCTCTTCACTAACAAAATAAACACCTGGAGATCTAACTAATTGATTTACTACAACTCTCTCAGCACCATTAATAATAAAAGTACTTCTATCTGTTATTTTTGGTATATTACCAAAAAATAACGAATCACTGGGTTCAATTATCTCCCCAGTACTGTGATCTGTTATTCTAATTCTTGATTTTAAAGGAACTGTGTAGGATAAACCCTTTTCTTTACATTCCATTTCTTCAAATGTTGGTTCTTCTGTCCATACATCTATAAACTCTAAAGATATTTTGTTTTTCCTTTTCCCTTTTAATTCAACTGTTATTGGCGAGTATTTATCCAATACCTCTTTAACTCCATACTTTACAAACCAATCAAACGAATCCAGTTGAATTTCTAACAAATCATGGAAAAGGGACATATCTTCTTTAACCTTACCAAAAAAATGCCTTTCTCTTTTTCCCACCTTCAAAACTCGGGTGTTCACAAAGAATCACCTCGTCTTCCTAATTTTTTATTAGCAAAACAATACCGCACCAGACTATAGTCTGATGCGGATCAATTATATCATATAAAAGTTTAATTTTCTTTAAGAAATTACTTCAATTCTACTGCTGCGCCAGCTTCTTCTAATTTTTTCTTTAATTCTTCTGCTTCAGCTTTTGAAGCGCCTTCTTTAATTACTGCTTCTGGAGTTCCTGCTTTTTCAACTAAATCCTTAGCTTCTTTTAAACCTAATCCTGTAATTTCTCTAACTACTTTAATTACATTGATTTTTTTATCTCCGAAGCTTTTTAATACTACATTGAATGAATCTTTTTCTTCTTCAGCTGGAGCTGCTGCACCTGCAACTGGAGCTGCTGCTACTGCAACTGGAGCTGCTGCTGATACACCAAATTCTTCTTCTAAAGCTTTTACTAACTCTGCTAATTCTGCTACTGTCATTTCTTTAATTGCTTGAATTAATTCTTCTCTTGTCATTCTAATACACCTCCTGAAAATATTTAAGTTTTATTGTTTTTCTTTTTCTTCTCTTATAGCATTTAATGCGTATAAGAATTTTCTTAACACTCCACCTAATGCACCTACTAAACCAGAAATTGGAGCATTTAAGCCACCAACCAACATAGCAAGCAATTGTTCTTTTGATGGTAATTTTGAAAGTTCTACTGCTTCTTCAGCTGTAAAGATTTTGCCTTCTAATATACCTGCTTTAATAACTGGGAATTCTAACTTATTCTTTTTCTTGAATTCCACTAATACTTTTAATGCTTCAATAGGATCTGCTTCTTTTGTATAAAATAATGCAGTATTTCCTTCAAGATACTTTTCATAATCTTCCAAGTTTAATCCAGCATTTTTAATAGCTGTTTTAATTAAAGCATTTCTTGTAATCTTGAAATAAACCTTATCTTCAAACTTCTTGTACAACTCACTTCTTAAAGCATTTGAATGAGCAACTGACATACCTTTGAAATCTAAAAACATAATAATTGAAGATTCTTTAAAAACACTTTCCAATTCCTTTAACAACTCAGCTTTTTGAGCTCTCGTTAACACCGACTCACACCTCCTCTAACAAAATCTGCGGTCCCGAGGACCGCAGAAGACCTAAAACAAGATATTGTTTTATCTCCAGCGTACCTCGGCAGGCGGGTATACACCACATTAATTATTACCTGCTGTCTTCAGTACATATTTATTTTCTCGGTTATTATAACTAATATTTATTACTTTTCAGTTAAAAATTCAGAAACGTTTAATTTCATTCCAGGACCCATAGTTGGAGCTAAAGCTACTTTTCTAATAAATTTACCTTTTGCTCCTGAAGGTCTTAATTTTTCAATTTGTTGTAAAGCTTCAACGATATTTTCTTTTAATTTTGAGATTTCAAAAGATTTTTTACCTACAGCAACATGTAAGTTACCTGTTTTGTCATTTCTTACCTCAATTTTACCTGCTTTAAATTCTTTAACAGCATCTGCTACATCATTAGTAACTGTTCCTGATTTTGGAGAAGGCATTAATCCTCTAGGACCTAAAACCTTACCTAATCTTCCAATTTCTCTCATCATATCAGGTGTTGCTATAGCTATATCGAAATCTGTCCAACCACCTTGAATTTTTTGAATTAATTCATCTGAACCTGCGTAATCTGCTCCAGCATCTAAAGCTTCTTTAACTTTTTCGCCTTTAGCGAAAACTAAAACTCTTACCGTTTTACCAGTTCCATGTGGTAATGTAATATTACCTCTTACTTGTTGATCATTTTTTCTTGGATCTATTCCTAAAACAAAATGTAATTCAACACTTTCATCAAATTTAGCATTAGCTATTTTTGGTAACAATTCTAATGCTTCATCTAAAGTATAGAATTTCTCTCTATCAATTAATTTTCTTGCTTCTATATATCTTTTACCGTGTTTAGACATTCACATACACCCCCTTAACCTTCTACTACTTCTATGCCCATGTTTCTTGCTGTACCTTTTATAATCTCCATAGCTGCTTCAATTGTTCTAGCATTAAGGTCGGGCATTTTTATTTCTGCAATTTCTTTAACTTGAGACAATGTAATCTTTCCAACAATTTCTCTTCCAGGATTTGTAGCACCTTTTTTAAGTCCAGCTGCTTGTAAAATCAAGAAAGAAGCTGGGGGGGTTTTTAATTCAAATGTAAATGATCTGTCTTCAAAAACCGTAATTTCAACTGGGATAATCATTCCAGCTTTATCAGCTGTTGCAGCATTAAACTTTTTACAGAATTCCATCAAATTAACTCCATGTTGTCCCAATGCAGGACCAACTGGTGGAGCTGGTGTCGCTTTACCTGCTGGCAATTGCAATTTAACAATTCTTGCGATTTTTTTTGCCATATTATTCCCTCCTTTGTGGTATTAGCGGAGTTATCCTCCCACTATATGAAAAAATTAATCTATTTTTTCAATTTCAGTTAAACCTAATTCAACTTCAGTTTCTCTTCCAAACATATTTATTGTAACTTTAACTGTTTGTTTATGCAAATCAATATAAGTTATTTTACCTGTAAAGTATTCAAAAGGACCACTTACAATTCTTACATGTTCACCCAATTCATAATCTGCTCTTATCTTACTTTCTTTTACTTCATAACTTTCTTCACCAGTTAATCTTAGTAACGCTTTAACTTCTTTAGTTTTTAATCGAACAGGAGTACCCCCTATGTTTATAAAATTAATTACATACGGTATATTTTTAACCATTTCTTGGGTCTCTTTATTTAATATCATTTCAATAAACATATAGCCAGGAAATAATCTAGATATCTTCGTTTTTAATATTATTATTTCTTTTCTAGTAGCAAAATCTCTAATTTCAACCTTGCCAGAAGATTTAGCTTTATATTGTTTTTTATTACCTAGTATTTGACCCTTTTCTACATATGTTCCTTTTCTAAAAGCATTAGAGTCAAAATTCTCTCTAAATATAAGATAAACATCTTTTCCTTCATTATGTTGTATAACAACTCTTTTTAATTTTTCTATAGAAATAATAACACCATCTAAATCAGCTTCATATCCAGGTTCTTTTGCTAAAGGAATTCCAACATGTATTGTGGAATTAACCTTTAATCCCCCTATGATTTTAGCACTTTCTGGAATTAAAAAAGTTTTTGTAAACTTTTTATCCTTTGTTTCAACTATTATTTTTCTATAATTTTTAACTTCGACAATTGTTCCTGTATTTTTAACCAAAACTGCAGGTTCTTCAGCTAACAAATCACCTTTTTTAACATTTTCACCATTTTTTATATAAACATGAGCATCTTCAGAAACTACAACTCTTTCTAATTTTTTATTTGTCAAATCTATTTCACTTTCTTCTGGTATTAATATTTTCCCAAACATCTTTTCTTTTTCATATAATCTAGCTTTTTCTTCTATCAATTCTTTTACTTTATATTCCATACCAGAAAAAGTTTGTAAAATATACCATTTTTTTTGCATATTTATTCACCTGCTTTATAAATCATTGACTTGCTCCAGCACCTAATCCACTTTTAATACCTAATAGAGGGTATATAACTTTTGAAAATAAGTTTAATAATCCATAATCAGCGATAAATAAATATAACGAAACAAATATCAATATTGCTAATACAATCAATGTAGAATTTACAGCTTCCTTCCTATTAGGCCATTTTACTTTTTTTCCTTCTTGTATTACAGAACTTAAAAACACCCAAAATTTTGACATTAAAAAAACACCCCCAAAATTTAATCACTACCCCCTATATTAAGGGGGTTGTTTTCGTTTTAGAAAATTTACTATTATATTTTTGATTCAACATGTAATGTATGTTTATTACAATGTGGACAATATTTTTTTAATTCTAACTTGTTTTTAGCTGTTCTTTTTCTTTCTTTGTAATAATTTCTTCTATTACATTCAGAACATTTTAAAGATACTGTTAAAACAGGACTTTTAGCTGCCATTATATTCACCTCACATACATTATAATTAATAAAATGGTGGTGAGGGAAGGATTTGAACCTTCGAAGGCAATCCGCCAGCGGATTTACAGTCCGCCCCCTTTGGCCACTCGGGCACCTCACCACCGATAATTTACTGGAGCCGACGAAGGGACTTGAACCCCCAACCTGCTGATTACAAGTCAGCCGCTCTGCCAATTGAGCTACGTCGGCAACTCATCCGGG is part of the Marinitoga sp. 38H-ov genome and harbors:
- a CDS encoding ABC transporter ATP-binding protein — its product is METIIEIKNLTKIYKNGIKALKNINLTINRGEKITIFGPNGAGKTTLIKTIGMFIIPDEGEIKIKGYDIKKEVKQIKKLISIATSNERSFYYRLSLEENLNFFGMLNNLTGKELKKKVEKGLKEMGLYENRKIKYMEASTGMKRRLNLARALIKEAEIYLLDEPTNGVDIETKMKIYEIMEELSKNGKTIILASHDVSEIEKTDRIVVLKKGEITTDRKTEELLEKTTRKNEERLLELIK
- a CDS encoding DNA-directed RNA polymerase subunit beta'; the protein is MGKMTSSFKRKIAKIKVGIASPERIREWSSGEVKKPETINHRTFKPERDGLFCEKIFGPVKDYECTCGRYKGKKYEGTVCERCGVKVESKESRRRKMGHIELAAPVVHIWFLKSSPSILSILLNIPVKELENIIYYGSKRVVEKIWLITDPKDSDLFDYGDMLHNTEYEIFKEKMDFEVEQAVKVLHVKEKPTAKRSGVVSIETEYSNAKHEIIWVKIKDESGVEEKWPLFEGATLFVENGDEVEEGTQLADTFLYEDEILTASEYLIFEQFYPSAIEIERDIERDTPILVITNIDPEVEKEIGKGVGSTLLQEEYEAYKELYDDEITADYGGEAIKKLLKAIDLHDLKIEIEAELAKLDKKSAKALKLLKRLKVVKDFIKSGNKPEWMIIEALPVVPPDIRPLIQIDGGRFAATDLNDLYRRVINRNNRLLKLFEIEAPEIIIRNEKRILQQAVDSLIYNGRVGKAMTDRSGRPLRSLTDLIKGKKGRFRRNLLGKRVDYSGRAVITVGPDLKIHECGLPKKMAMELFKPFVLNKLLKDSNASSKNARKLKKTIIEKEMPEAWEMLEEVIKGHPVLLNRAPTLHRISIQAFIPRLIEGHSIQLHPLVCPPFNADFDGDQMAVHVPLSNIAQAEAKFLMLSRYNIISPANGKPISMPGKDMIAGVYYLTTVDQEYFNSKELPSSPKDLLEKNDKIKYVFSDEFQAFYIHEYEKIVKHEVIVEDGELKWSKPVLNLHEPIGLYLDNKLIKTTVGRLIFKEIIPDPIGRFNPDFNKIYKKKEIKNLIFDTFKYHGIDRTADLLDDIKHLGFHYATISGLTISVRDIVEPKERLEIIKASEEKVMEIEKYYEEGYLTDDERYKEVVKIWEKTIDAVTEVTSKEFRKYPFNPVWMMVDSGARGNIDQLKQLAGMRGLMADPSGKVIELPIKSNFRNGLSELEFFISTHGARKGSADTALRTSTAGYLTRRLVDVAQSITVTEPDCGTEKGIEARELIADGLKIENLEDYLFGRVLAKDVLDPKTEEIIIHPETGKKYIKDVMLDEEDSAFLANYMTKIPVVEIKSIDIDDINLYIYNVLNKDVYVDGELLFSKGTEIDKDVLISLKQHNIKTVDIKEYKAVNFVFVGDNLKVEDENGKLITLVNYQEKIDADTARKLERYNITEIEVRPSIYVRSILTCESEHGVCAKCYGMDLSSHKVVNIGESVGIIAAQSIGEPGTQLTMRTFHTGGIATTGDITQGLPRAEELFEARKNLKGPEAEFSTVKGIVRKIDRDEKGRLIIIVEDLKGELHTYTADPKVKPTVSEGDKVIPGYRLTSGNIKPRRLLEELGAEVTFDYLLKEIKKIYAEQGVEIHDKHFEIIIKQMFNKVEITYAGDTEFMPKDLVSLKSVEKANKKIYEENKMIEQNREDIIGKKLAEKITIKTDEGKELLGEIGDEVTEELLNKLINAGLKEIEVFKNEPQLLETEDGELRLAGEKKLYLINPKEPARFERKLLRITKSSLEREGWLGAASFQQTVQVLTEASLEGKEDFLLGLKENVIVGQPIPAGTGLKHYLESEISVFELPTYPTEESQSEESAAS